The DNA window CGACGAGCGAGCGGCTCCAATCGGTCCTGGCCGCCGGCTGGGCCGACGACCCGGAAACCGTGGAGGCCCTGCTGGCCCTGGCCCGGGAAGCCGCGGCCCTCAAAGAGGATCTCGATCCCTTCCTCGACCTGGTGGCCATCTGGGCCCGGGACCTGCTGGTGACCGCCACTGGCCTGCCGGCAAGCCTTTTGGCCAACCCGGACGCGGCGGCCCGGCTCTCCTCTGTCCAGGGCCGCTGGACCCGGGAGGAGATCCAGGCCATGTTCCGGGATCTGGACCGGGTCCGGGACCAGCTGCGCCGCAACTGCAACCGGGAGCTGGCGTGCGAGGTGCTGTTCCTGGGCCTGGCCCCGCGCCGGCCGCCGGCAACCGGCGCCGGGGGCGCCAGGCCGTCCCTGTAGGTCTCCGAGAGCCATGCCAATCGCCAGCGACGAGTCGAAAGCCCAACCAGAGTCCGATCTTCAGCCAACCGTGACCGGAGCCCCGGAGGCCACCCCGGAGGCCCCGGCTACCCAGGCGCCTTCCCAGGGGGAGCCGGAGCGGGGCGAGGCCGGCAGCCCAGGGCCCCGGGATCCGGGCCATCTCTTTTCCATCCAGCTGCGGCCGGGTGCCATTCCGGTCCTGGGCCGCAGCCGCGTGCCTGGCCTTCATGCCGGCGAGCTGGTGATGGTCAAGATCGACCGCCGGCTCGAGCCGGGCCGCGTCCTCGGCCCCACGCGCCACTGGCTGCCTGTGGCCGGCCGGCCGGCCAGCCCGGTGGCCGCCGTCGTCCGCCGGGCCAATACCGAGGAGACCGAGCGCTACGCCCGCCTCCAGGACCTGGAGCGCCAGGCCCACGCCCTGTGCGACCGGCTCATCGAGCAGCACGGCCTGGCCATGGTCCTGGTCCGGGTGGAGCGCTTCTTCGACAACTCCAAGATCATTTTCTACTTCACCGCCGACAACCGGGTGGATTTCCGCGCCCTGGTTCGCGATCTGGTCCGGGATCTCAAGATCCGCATCGAGATGCGGCAGATCGGCGTCCGCCACGAATCGAAGATGATCGGCGGCCTGGGGCATTGCGGCCGGGAGCTGTGCTGCGCCAGCTACCTCAACAACTTCGTGCCCATCTCCATCAAGATGGCCAAGGAGCAGAACCTGCCCTTGAACCCCAGCAAGATCTCCGGGGTCTGCAGCCGCCTCTTGTGCTGCCTGACCTACGAGTTCGACACCTACGCCAGTATCCGCAAGCGGATGCCCAAGGTGGGCAAGAGCATCCTGCTCCGGGACAAGACCTACAAGGTGATCCAGCACGATCCTTTGCGGGAGACGATCCGGGTGGTGGATGCGGAAGGCAAGGAATCGACCCTCGCCGCCTCGGACTGGGAGGCGGCCGTGGTCAGGAAATAGGCGCCCCACCCGAGAACGGATCCCTCCATGGCCCTGCACATCACGACCCCCATCTATTATGTCAATGCCGAGCCCCATCTCGGCCATGCCTACACCACCCTGGTCGCCGATGTGGTGGCCCGCTACCGCCGGCTGGCCGGGGACGAGGTGCATTTCCAGACCGGTACCGACGAGCACGGCGACAAGGTGGTGCAGGCGGCGGCCAAGGCCGGCCTGGGCGTCAGGGACTACACCGATCGGATCAGCGGCCTTTTCCGCGACGCTTGGCCGGTCCTGGGCATCGAGCCGGACACCTTCATCCGCACCACCGGCCAGGGCCACCTCCGGACCGTGCAGCGGATCCTCCAGCAGGTCTACGACCAGGGGGATATCGTCTTCGCCGACTATGCCGGCCTCTACTGCTGGGGCTGCGAGCGCTTCCTCACCGAGAAGGAGCTGGTGGGCGGCCTGTGCCCGGACCACCAGCGGCCGCCGGAGCCCATCGCCGAGAAGAACTACTTCTTCCGCATGAGCCGCTACCAGGAGTGGCTGGTGCGCTACATCACCGAGCACCCGGACTGCATCACCCCGGAGCGCTACCGCAACGAGGTCCTGTCCTTCCTGCGCGAGCCCCTGGCGGATCTGTGCATCTCCCGGCCGACGAGCCGCCTGACCTGGGGGATCCCGCTGCCCTTCGACCGCAGCTTCGTCACCTATGTCTGGTTCGACGCCCTCATCAACTACCTCACCGGTCTGGGCTACCCGGATGCCCCGGGCTTCTCCCGCTTCTGGGCCGGCACCGAGCACCTGATCGCCAAGGATATCCTGAAGCCCCATGCCATCTACTGGCCGACCATGCTGAAGGCCATCGGCCTGCCGCCCTTCCGGCGCCTGCACGTGCACGGCTACTGGAACATCGATGACACCAAGATGTCCAAGAGTCTGGGCAATGTGGTGCGGCCCGGGGATCTGGTGTCCGCTTTTGGCGTCGACACCGTCCGCTATTTTCTCATGCGGGAGATGGCCTTCGGGGTGGACGCCTCCTTCAGCCGCGAGGCCATCGTCGGCCGCCACAACTCCGACCTGGCCAATGATCTGGGCAACCTGGTGAGCCGCAGCCTCACCATGGCCGGCAAGTACGCGGCCGGCAAGGTGCCTGCCCCCGAGACCGCCCTGGCGGCCGATCAGGAGCTGGCGGCGGCGGCCACCGCCATGGTGGCCAACTGGCGCAAGGAGCTGGACGATTTTGCCTTTCACCGCGCCCTGGCCGCCGTCTGGGAGGTGGTGGGCCGGGCCAACCGCTACATCGTGACCAACGCGCCCTGGGAGCTGGCCAAGGATCCCGGTCAGAGCGGCCGCCTGGCCACCATCCTCTACCACCTCCTGGAGACCTTGCGTCTGGTGGGGCTGACGCTTGCCCCCTTCCTGCCCGGCACCGCCAACCGCCTGCTGGAGCTGCTCGGCACCGGCGGTCCCGTGGAGCTGGCCCGGGACGGGCAGTGGGGCAGGCTGGCCCCCGGACAGAGCCTGGGGGCACCCCAAGCCCTCTTCCCCCGGCTGGACAAGGCCGATCAGCCGCCGGCCAGCCCGGTCCCCGGCCAGCCGCCGGCCGATGAGCCCGGGCTGTCCCTGGCCGAATTCCAGCGGCTGGATCTGCGGGTGGCCGAGGTCGTCCAGGCCGAGCGGGTGCCCAAGGCCGATCGTCTGCTCAAGCTCCTGGTGCGGGCCCCGGAGGAGCGGACGGTGGTGGCCGGGATTGCCGGTCACTACAGCCCGGAGGCGGTGGTCGGCCGGCAGGTGATCCTGGTCGCCAACCTGGCCCCGGCCAAGATCAAGGGCATCCGCTCCGAGGGCATGGTGCTGGCGGTGCGGGACGGCGACCGGCTGGTCCTGGTGGCGCCGTCAGAGCCGGTGACGCCTGGGTGCAAGGTATCCTGATGGCCGGGCTGCCTCCTGTTGTGGCCTCGCCCCTGCCGCGCCTGGCCGGCCTGCCCTGGCGCAAGCTGTGGCTGACCGGGGAGGACGATCAGCCCCTGGCCCTCTTTCTGGCCGTGGAACGTCTGGGCGCAACCACCGGCCTGGCGGTGGCCCGGGAGCTGGCCGGCCGGCTGCCCGGTCTCGATGGCCTGCCGGAACGCCTGTCCCTGCCCGAGCTGAACGTCCGGTTGG is part of the Thermodesulfobacteriota bacterium genome and encodes:
- the ricT gene encoding regulatory iron-sulfur-containing complex subunit RicT, encoding MTGAPEATPEAPATQAPSQGEPERGEAGSPGPRDPGHLFSIQLRPGAIPVLGRSRVPGLHAGELVMVKIDRRLEPGRVLGPTRHWLPVAGRPASPVAAVVRRANTEETERYARLQDLERQAHALCDRLIEQHGLAMVLVRVERFFDNSKIIFYFTADNRVDFRALVRDLVRDLKIRIEMRQIGVRHESKMIGGLGHCGRELCCASYLNNFVPISIKMAKEQNLPLNPSKISGVCSRLLCCLTYEFDTYASIRKRMPKVGKSILLRDKTYKVIQHDPLRETIRVVDAEGKESTLAASDWEAAVVRK
- the metG gene encoding methionine--tRNA ligase, producing MALHITTPIYYVNAEPHLGHAYTTLVADVVARYRRLAGDEVHFQTGTDEHGDKVVQAAAKAGLGVRDYTDRISGLFRDAWPVLGIEPDTFIRTTGQGHLRTVQRILQQVYDQGDIVFADYAGLYCWGCERFLTEKELVGGLCPDHQRPPEPIAEKNYFFRMSRYQEWLVRYITEHPDCITPERYRNEVLSFLREPLADLCISRPTSRLTWGIPLPFDRSFVTYVWFDALINYLTGLGYPDAPGFSRFWAGTEHLIAKDILKPHAIYWPTMLKAIGLPPFRRLHVHGYWNIDDTKMSKSLGNVVRPGDLVSAFGVDTVRYFLMREMAFGVDASFSREAIVGRHNSDLANDLGNLVSRSLTMAGKYAAGKVPAPETALAADQELAAAATAMVANWRKELDDFAFHRALAAVWEVVGRANRYIVTNAPWELAKDPGQSGRLATILYHLLETLRLVGLTLAPFLPGTANRLLELLGTGGPVELARDGQWGRLAPGQSLGAPQALFPRLDKADQPPASPVPGQPPADEPGLSLAEFQRLDLRVAEVVQAERVPKADRLLKLLVRAPEERTVVAGIAGHYSPEAVVGRQVILVANLAPAKIKGIRSEGMVLAVRDGDRLVLVAPSEPVTPGCKVS